CGCGACTACTGGACCGGCAGCCGGCTCAAGACCTGGCTCACCTCGGCGGTGTTCAACGCGATCTATGTCTCTCGCACCCGCTCGAGCCCCGAGGAGGATCCGCTGGAACCGCTGGTCGAGGCGCTGGCCGCCGGCGATTCGCTGGTGATCTTTCCCGAGGGGACCCGCTCCAACAAGGGTGACCCGCAGGCCTTCAAGGCCGGCCTGTTCCATCTGGCGCAGCAGTTCCCCGAGGTGCGCCTGATCCCGACCTGGATCGACAATGTGCAGCGCGTGATGCCCAAGGGCGAGGTCGTGCCGGTGCCTATCCTGTGCACCGTCACCTTCGGCGAGCCGCTGGCACCGCCCGGGCCCGAGGAGGACAAGCGCGCCTTCCTGGAACGCGCGCGCGCCGCGGTGATGGCGCAACGTCCCATCGGGGGCGGCG
This genomic stretch from Roseateles sp. DAIF2 harbors:
- a CDS encoding 1-acyl-sn-glycerol-3-phosphate acyltransferase, translating into MSLAEFTGLFLAWLARLITGAQGHWKGCPPIAEQRIYFANHQSHFDWVLIWAALPAELRARTRPIAARDYWTGSRLKTWLTSAVFNAIYVSRTRSSPEEDPLEPLVEALAAGDSLVIFPEGTRSNKGDPQAFKAGLFHLAQQFPEVRLIPTWIDNVQRVMPKGEVVPVPILCTVTFGEPLAPPGPEEDKRAFLERARAAVMAQRPIGGGA